aggaattgagctccgaaaaatccgagaaaattttagagagtataattaatcatgtagaattaaataaaaattaaatcctgccatgatttatatttaggaaattttatttcccatatttaacttcacttgtaaattaatgaacatttaatataaattctaataataatttattaaataatttataaatcctaaaacgaaaatcaggatgtgacataGCGGCTAGTGTGGGAGGGAGAatattaaaggtgccggtttttggtcGAGAACCGGCACCTTGTTTTGTCATACTAAGAACCTGCACCCTTGTGTAGGGCCTGCTGTCGGTCATGAAAAGCACTATTGAAACAAAGGTGCTGGTTTTGGGTTGAGAACTGGCACCTATGTGTGGGGCCCGCCAATGGCTAGTGTGGGAGGGAGAAGATTAAGGGTGCCGGTTTTGGGTCTAGAACCGGCACATTTCTCTGACACAGAttttaggtgtcggttttatttaaaaaccggcacatatTTGGACATAAAGGTGTCAGTGTTTTGTGTGCCAGCACCTATAGTGACGACATCTATTTGCCTTTTTTAAGTAGTGCTCggattagatgtgacatattctagtacaatgaatgttcaaatttgtagtactatactaggatgtgtcatatccagtaTTACGTTAGTTTTTATGGAACAGAAAGAGTATACCATatcattttattcataaattttttgGATAGATGTTAATACAGTGCAAATTATAATGAAGAAGACAGCGTCTTTTTGTTTATAagataatccatgaaatgccattgacaagcgtctaagtcccagaaatgccatcgacaagtgtgagttccaagaaatgccatcgtacaaacgtttttgtcccaaaaatgccatcgccgttagggttccgtctaTTCCGTGccgttaagttctataggacgaaaccctaacggcgatgatATTTTTgggacgcttgtcaatggcatttcatgaaTTATATCTTTGTTTATCATACGTGTATTTAGGTTTTATAGAGAAATGCTGATCGTGTTGATATATCTAGTTTGCTTTAGCCCCATCTTGATGTAAATCATGGATTCGCCACTGGTTGCTGATCCTGCAGTGTCAAAGCAGTCACTATGACACGTCTAATCGATCCTTAGCTGCCATCAGCATCAGCTGAGCTCAAATCAAAACGCACAATCGATGAGCTGCAAGAACTAGGTATGGCAACGGGGCGAGACAGGTGCGGGTCCACCCTGCTCCCCCTGCGAGTCCACCCGGCCCCATCCTACTAGAAGAGATGAACCCGGGCCTCGTCCCTGGCCTCTTTGATGACCCGCACCACTGGGGCCCGCACAGCGTGCCTCACTCACAGGCAATAATAGCGATTGGTGGGAGATGAAGGGTGCGGTCGGCTCGCCCCCGTTCACCCACGGGTGATAATTATCCCCCGATCCCAGCCCTTAGGGTGGGTCTCCGACCCCAACAGGGAAATTTCCGCCTCTAGCAAGAACTTGGCGTAGCCGATCGATGATCTCATCCAACATCGACGCCTTGATCATCTACAAGCAaaatcaaaccaaatcaagggcatgtttggatcTTCAGCTCCAACTCCATCTCTTCTAGAGTTGGAAGTCCAAACAAAAAGTTTTAGCtctaacaataaaaaaaaatagagtggACTAAAgtgctctcacaaaataaactcaaGAGGTGAAGCTTGATTTAGAAAGACTTAATTTTTAGAGTTAGAACTCTATCAAAGATGTCTTAATTGTTCAGATCACATAGGTTGACGTGACGTagattaaggtggtgtttggatccagagacttaactttagttTCTCTATTtaaacactaatttagagtattaaatatagactacttacaaaactaattacataaatgaaagctaatttgcaaaacaaaattttaaagcctaattaatccataattagagaatgtttactgtagcatcacataggctagtcatggattaattaggctcaatagattcgtctcgcgaattagtccaagattatggatgtgttttattaatagtctacatttaatatttataattagtatccaaacatccgatgtgataggaacAAAAGTTTtaatcccatctaaacagggtttAATTTGGTGAGGGGTTTGATAACGAGGCTGAACCCAACAGTCCACTCGATTcatgtgacttttttttaaaaaaaaatgagaattttATTGCCACAACACAAACACTTCTTCCAGGAGGAATATTAACTCCAAGGTTCACACAATTCTCACTCACTTCCCTGTGGACCCCACTCCACTGGTCCCAAGCCTCCCCAGCCCCACAGGCCATAGGTGACAGCCCTACACCAGAACAGTGCCATCCCATCCAGCCCAGTGCCTCCTCAAAAGGCCAAAACAGCAACGGTAAGGTCCAAAACAGAAGCATCCTTTCCCAGTGctgagaagcagcagcagcaagccagcaacagCCTGCCACTCCTCCCATCCCATCCCAATGCCAGTGAATGCTGTCGCCACGCGTCTTCGCGGCACCCGATGCTACTCTactgcctcccctcccgaaCGTTCGAATACCCCAACGGCTACCTCCACTCCACCACCCTATTTATATCCGCCTCCCATGGCCGCCACAgcatcatctcctcctcctcgttcccctgtTTCCCTCCTCTCGTGCTCTCGTGTTCTACTTCTGCTAGTCCTCCCACCCTACTTCGATGGCGAAGGTGTTGGCTACCGTGCTCTGCGCCGCGCTGGCCTTCGCcgcggccgtggccgtggcggaCGCCAGGGACCTCGTGGTCGGCGGCAACAACGGCGGCGGGTGGAAGGTGCCGGCGCAGCCCGACGCGCTCAACAGGTGGGCCGAGGCCACCCGCTTCCACATCGGCGACAACCTCGGTGAGTCAACAAAGCTCGATTCCTTCCTCGGTGTTTCTTGGATTCCTCTGTTTCTTGATTTGTTCtgatttcttctccttctctggTTGGGCTGGCGCAGTGTTCAAGTtcgacggcgcggcggacgcGGTGCTGGAGGTGACGCGGGACGACTACAACCACTGCGGCACGGGGAGCCCGGTCGCCACCCACAagcccaccggcggcgccgccacggtgCCGCTGACGAGCTCCGGGTACCACTTCTtcgtcggcgccgcgccggGGAGCTGCGACAAGGGCGAGCGCGTCATCGTCCTCGTCATGTCGGAGAAGCACAGCCGCCGCGGCCAGGGGTTCTTCGCGCCCGTGCCGGCCCCCGCGCAGTCCCCGCTGGCCGCCGGCCTCTTCCAGGCCCCCGCCCCAGCGCCGGCGACTGGGAACGCCGGGAGgaccgcggcgagcggcgccgtgctcgttgccgccgccctcctcggcgcggcggtggccgggttCTGAGAAGATGGTGTTCGCTTGGGGCTTTAGGAACTTGGGGGGAGGATTTGGGGATTCTTTGATTTTGTCTAGATTTGGTTGCTGTATGAGAGCTCAAGAAGAAAGTGCTTCTTCTGTCTGTAGAAGAATGGGGgtaaatttataaattataaatgaaTGATGAATCTATCTGATGAACCTGGTTGCATCAAGATCTGGTTTTAGTCTGGTCTTTTATGGTTCAGTGGTTTTTCTTCCCGTCCTGATTAATCGCCTTACGGTCTCAAATTACAACAAATCAAAATGAACAAGGACGAAGTGTGTAGCAAAATCATAACATATGTTTAGCAAAATCCAAGCCAAGCAACAGTGTTTCCAGCATTTTGTTTAAGCTGTTAGGCTGTTTGCATAACAGCCGCCTGCATGCATACTCGGACCTCCCTCATCTGATGCGTCCAGTCCATTTTTGGTCAGTTCTGTTCTTGTCATGTCCGAACAAGACGAGACGAGCCAGCACACGCACGCAGACTCGCCTCGCTATGAAAAAGTTGCCCATCCAGACAATGCACAGGAGTACAGTACTGGACGACAACAggcagggtttgaaatttcgaaaCATATGTTATAATTTTGCTGCAGgtagggtttgaaatttcgaaactaaggctgtgtttagtttctttcaaagttgaaagttgtttgtatctaaacacagcccaagatTTCTGCTGCAGGTGGGCGAAAGAAccgattttggattttttttacgaaatttttgaaattttgctgattttaaataaaatttgaccaaatacacaaaaaaattgcaaaaaaccaaaaatttcggACGAGATGTGAGCATTTCGGTGGGGggcaaaatttcggaaatttcgaaccgaaatttcaaaacCTGGCTGCAGGAAGAACTCGAGACGTCATCTCGTTATTTATATGACACTTAGTTATGAAAATAATTATAACTTCATAAACatgtaaagttaaatttaattttttttatatgttgcaacaaaaaaaataaatttaatgtgaatatatgttaactagTTGTAGTTAATTTGTTACTCTTTTATATGTATTTTACTTATAAAAGTTAAATTATAACTTGCATGCTTTTGGAGTGGTATACtacatgttaatatattttcttaattgttttgaaattttttcataattattcgAGTGATATACATGTTTCCTCcagagtttaaaatccactcttgagaattggtgttttttttttttgcctggcGTTTTGTTTGAAGTGGTTTTTATTCTACTGCCCCTAGTAGTACTGTAATTGGCCATTGTGAGAGTATGGTCAAGATGTCTCTTATGATCGAATGGGTGTGATCAACTTGATGACGTGGAGCAACCACAGTGCAGGAGATTAGTAGGTGGGGATAACTTGTATAGGTATATACTTCCTTCCAATAGATGGCTTATATTTAACtccctaaaatataaaaataaaaaggtaagCCTCCCTTTACCCGCAACTTATCAAGATCATATCATATATCATCTAGTGTCAACGCCCTTCCGCTTACCCCTTTTCTCGGATGGCATTCTCACTCAAGTGACCGAAATTGGGAGCGAGAACGATTCCCAACTTTTGGAGAGCGAGAGTGAAGTAGAATGGAGTACTGATTTTTGAGAGGAAGCGTAGGGAACAGTTGAAgcagttttttcatcaaaaatcctgaaaaaaaaaggatcggAGACGGAGTAGGGTACTGCTAGTGATGCTCTCAGCAACTTTAGTAATCTAAAGTTTCAAAATAAGGGATTGGTTCCACTTTAGTACTAACCTAACACATTGGTCTCAGAGCATCACTAATTCTGCGTTCGGGAGGTGGAGTTAGGaaagtgaaataaaaaaaactcaacctaaaaGATATCCAAAACTCTATCCCAAAATTTTGTCTCCAAGACAACCAAATAAAACAATTCAGAAATAAGTGGTAATTTTTTTGCTAGCCTTTAATATGTGGTTCTGAGTGataccctaaaccctaagtaGGAGTACTAGATGTGCTTTACGAAGTTCGGACTGTCAATAGGTGAATCTCTTCaatcattttttctattatcATGATAGGAACATATGGTATGATAAGGCATCATGGAGTTAGCAATGGCATCACCCAAGCTAGACTCAGAGTGAATGTTAGCATGTGTTTGATTGGAGGAATGGAATGGGTCTAGATGGGGCGAACCTATTTTTCAGGGTGTTTAGCTTGAAGATAGGTAGGAAGGCATGATCTCTAGAATGAAATATTCTCTCTAGAtaaggtgtgtttggttgggtggaTGAGGCTGGATAGGAGATGGCCGTCCGGTTTTTCgtagtgtttggttggagggcaAGGTGGATGAGGCGGCCCAGAATAGAGAATATTCCCTCAATATGCTGGATGAGTGCATCAGACTGATTTGGCTAGATGAATCCATCCAGTTTTGGTCTGGGTGATGTGTCCTATTCTGATTGGCTGTTGTTGGTTTGATTTTCTGTTAAGTAAGCTCCAAatgattttttctcctaaactgtttatctaatttgttacaattatatttgattacaccattatatttgttacaattaaatctttaaaacaagatctcggatgattatattttgataaaaaaatatatatgacaaatgggtcctacTAACTTTTGGCTTTTTCCATCCATGCtatatccctccaaccaaagAAGAAATCGGATCGCCATATCcatacaaaccaaacaaaaaattggtcgctatatccaacaaaatatggatggccatatcccatccatgcatgaccgtgaaccaaacacagATGGACCAATCTAActaattttttctctctcattgaTGTATGGACCACATCCTTCCAACCCTTAAAAAAGTAGGATCATTATAACCTTTATGTCAAGCACGTAGATGTAGATGGAATCATCcaatcccaaaaaaaatagaa
The Oryza glaberrima chromosome 8, OglaRS2, whole genome shotgun sequence DNA segment above includes these coding regions:
- the LOC127782580 gene encoding early nodulin-like protein 3 — its product is MAKVLATVLCAALAFAAAVAVADARDLVVGGNNGGGWKVPAQPDALNRWAEATRFHIGDNLVFKFDGAADAVLEVTRDDYNHCGTGSPVATHKPTGGAATVPLTSSGYHFFVGAAPGSCDKGERVIVLVMSEKHSRRGQGFFAPVPAPAQSPLAAGLFQAPAPAPATGNAGRTAASGAVLVAAALLGAAVAGF